The Coffea arabica cultivar ET-39 chromosome 6e, Coffea Arabica ET-39 HiFi, whole genome shotgun sequence genome contains the following window.
ATGTGAAAAGGAAATATATAATTCcataaaaccaaaaaataaaaaaactggCTAAGCATATAATCTTCTAGGCATTGACATCTGAAACAACAATCATCGTGAACCAAATTGCAGCACATATATTTGTTTACCACCGCAATCCGTATGCCTTATAAAATGTGTGTATGTGGGTGGGGTGGTGTTTTTTTTCTCTGGGAAAGGGGGGGTggtaagaaaagaaaacagctaTTACATCTTAAAATAGCAGAGGTCTCCATGATGTTTAAAGgttttcaatttttatccaTCACATGGTTTTTCATTCAATTAGCAACTTTGTCAACCAAGCCAATGAAATATGTCAGTTTTTAACCATATTTCCCCAAGAGATGgattataaattaaatgaacACTGTATCAATGAAGACATAATTCtacttaaaaaacaaaaagaggaaTCAATTTACCAGAATAAAAAATAGATTGCAAAAGGTACAAGAAACACTTTTTCTATCTGAAAATGTTAAAACATAATTTGTTTTCCttcaaagaaagcaagaaggacaatttgttttccttcacCAATTTGTACTTCCAAGGATTTGATTGTCTCTCTGTATGTCTCAAATTTTGCTATGTCTTTCCGTTAGGCTAGTGGTTTACTTTGGAGGAATTCACGGTGAATGGTTACAATTTGACAGGGCTGTTGCTTGGTGCTTGAGCCAAACAAGCATTTATTTTTATGTGCCACGTCAGCCACAAGAATAAGCGGAACTACATAGTTTTGTGTTGGACAGGAAATTGGACACAAAAAATTGGACAGAGGATCCCGGCTGCGGGAAGAATAAGAGATCCCCAGTGCCGCTCACAATCcgcatattattattattatatatatctaCCTATTATATAAGAAAAAAGCCAAGTTACTATAACACCCCATCTTTTTGACACATGTATTGCACATATTTTTGACAAGTGGATTATTGGTCATTTTAGCTAAacttttccttcccttttttgattcaattgggccaaaataattaaaatattttttctctGAGCCAAGTTACTATAGCACCCCATCTTTTTTACACATGTATTGCACATATTTTTAACAAGCGGATTCTTGGTCATTTTAGCTAAacttttccttcccttttttgattcaattgggccaaaataattaaaatattttttctccttCAGAAAATCAACTGTGtcgcttcttcttcttcttgcgacaagtgcttttattttttattttttaaaactaatctAACTAAAATTGTCgccatgttcttttttttttcgtcgAGATGATTAGCTACTTAAcaaagagaaatttttttttatcccattttacattttcttttcttccttttttttcttcatgtCTAATCTCTCATATTTGCTCTATTCTTAGATCATAATGTTATAGTCAACTGGCATTTGTTTGTTAAATTTATAGGATGATGCTATTATTTGGTATTTTTCATGGATAAAATGTGAAATATTAAAATATGTAAAAAGATCTTAGAATTcattttataccaatgatcATTTTCTATGAAGAATAGAACAATAATTCTTTCTTGTCTTTTCTCCTCCCACgatttgatttcttacttcacattttttttctttttctttgttttttggttacattttgtaattatctacaattttgtgtatttttaaAGAGAAAATATATATCATGTGATGCTTCCACCAAGATAAATCTAGCTAGGCATTCTTCTACCTATGTGTTCTATAAGATTTTGTATATGTTTAAACTAACgttaatttttgtttgttttttaattattcAGGTTCTGTAGTATCAATTGGGTTGGCATATAAAAATTGTAGTTGGTGGTAGAAGTCAcaattaaaaattgttagaaaattcaattttgattaggaagatgtttttgcaataaaaaaaaatggttcaatTCTAATTTGTATATGTAGATCTGGAAACATAgcaattcatattttttatctaACCTTGCTATTTATATTCTGGAGCTGCAGGATAATGTTGTCACCTTTAAACGggatttaaataaataaagaaagaaaaatgtgaaaCTTTAGAGTAAATTATATTGATGTTGAAGATTGTGACATGTCTTAGTGGCTTTCTAAACTTTTTCTCATTATTAAAATACTGGAAGCATTATGACTGCTTTTGATTTAGTTACAACTAAGACTATGCTACTAATTAATACAGCAATGCACTTGTAGTGTAttgattttctctcttttttgggTATTATCATAATAATAGTTCAAAAATCTTTATTCAAATCACAATAAATAGAGGTATTAACTTCATAGATGGAATTTCTCTTCACAACAAATTCTGAGGGAAATTTTATTTATACTCcatattttattaattgtattcctacaataaataaaaactatatgataaaaataatagtgaaaatgtgattaacaaaaatgagagttcaaataacatttgttaattttaattgttttgaggCCCAATTTTCTCCTATATTTCTATTGATTTATCATGTGCTAAAATAATTTGATATTATGTGTTTGACTAAATTTCTAGGGGGCCCAAGCTGTGCTTTGCACAGCTCAAGTACCTCTAGTAATAATATAATAAGGAGTGGAGAACTGCGTCCTCTCCTATGTGACAAAAGTGATCGTTAGAACCCGGAATTCAATTTCCCAGTCAAAAGTCTCTTCTGTCCCTCCCAAATTCAAAACATTCCTCTGCAGCAAAGACGACTATTAGCACTAGAACTAGTAGAGTATTACACCCCAAATATCTTGCATTCCCGGCAGTACAACAAACAATAATGGATAATCATTTTCGGactccacctccacctccaccgcTTCAAGGTCAAGTCCCTCTTCCACCAAAAGTAGAGGAGGTAATAAACAGAATCTGCGCAGAAAAGCACCATGATCCGCCGGATCACTTGGCCCGGAAAAAGCTGGCACAGGTGGGTGAAGAAGCTGCTCTTGATGTCGTGAGGAGAATTTACAATACCCCGAACCCCATCCGAACCTTGAGCGGTTACATTACACATTTGGTCAATCAGTCAGACTGTGGAGGTGCTGGCGCTAGTTGTAGCCAAGTAGCAAAAGTCTCTTGTGCTACCACTACTGCTGCTCCAGAGGGATCTATTCCTTACTATTTCTCTCCTCTGAAACGCCCTTTGCCCTCATCACCTTCTGCTTCTCCTATATCTCCCCAAAGTAACATTCTTTAACTCTCTTACGACTTGCAGTTTTGTTGGTTCCTGTTATTTTGCACCTTTGGTTTTAGTTGCTTATTCGTATGCAGCttgttttttgttcttttaaGTGCCTTCCTCCAACCCAAGAAAAACGgggaaataaagaaaaacaataaaaagaagaaCTTTTAGTTCTAGGCTGCCGTTGGAGTTGTCTCTCGTGTAACTTTGGCCACAGCCTCCAGCTCTTCGCTGCAGTTGGACTTTGTCCGTCTTGTCATCTTCAATTTGGCAAACAGGCTTGGTTCGAATCTGATGGGCACTTGCTTATGCTTCTTCAAATCTAATAGCAACTCCTTTTGCATTTCCATATTTCCCGGAAAAATGCTCATTTCGAACCAAAAAAATTTCAGTCTTTTTGCTCTTTTTCGAGtctaatcatttccaaaatgTGCCATTTATTTAGACAAGCAAATATCATTACTCTTTCGAATGTCTTCTTATTATCTTACTCGTATTATCAAActcggattttttttttctgggttacTTCTTCATTAGCGTAATTAAAAACATTTTGGCCAAATCTCCTCTAAAATATCTCTTGCTCGTGAGTGGAACTTCCATGCAATAACACGTCCAATGCTTTTTGCTTCGTGGTCAACAGTGGACTCATTGAACAATTTGGTAGACTGCATTCGCTATGTATATCTGAACCACTCTGTTGAGATGTCGTCTGATTGATGCGGGCTTTAATGAATATACAGATGGTGAAAGCTCTGGCTATCAGAAGTTGGACCTTCATGTGGGCTCACCCTCATCATCAAATTTACCAATGGCAAAGGCTAGCAAAGTTAGTCGCCAGCTACAGTTTTCTGGTGAACCTGAGTGTAATGAGGAGAAGATAACTCCTGAGGTTTTCAGCTACCAGAGGACTATCTTAACTAGTAAACTGGAGTACAGAAAGCTATTCTTAATTTACAGTTACATTGGAAGGTCGGTTAATTCTTTAATTCCAGTATTAAACCCTGTTTGTTTACACTGTAGCAGTTTCTGACTGAGCCAGTTTCATTTGCAGGAGAAAGTTCGAAGATGTTGTCAGTGATGATGATGCAGACGAAATTTTGGAGATGAAAGATCTCCCGATGGGTAATTTTGAATCCCGCATTTGGGATGCTTATGGAAAGCGATACGTTCCAGCTGATAGAAGACAGGTGAAGCTTCCATTCGAAGTGCcgtccttttttatttttattttttgggattCTGAATGTCTTTTAGTTTATAATTGCTCATATTTCTGCACGGTCATCATCTGATCATTGAGAACAAATTAACTTGGTGTTTCAATTGTGTAAACTTGAAATTTTGcaaggatgaaaaattgatAGAAAATCATGTTTGGTAATTGGcagtgttttgaaaaccggaccggatcggccggttcgaccggttgaaccgcgaaccggctATGGCACCGGTCCGGTTTCTATGATAGTGTTGACTTTGTCAGAAAATCGGTCAAATCTGGTAAAAGCCGTAAAAACCGTTGAACCGGATCGAACCGGTTTTCAAGTTtcccctctttttctttttttttttttaaaaaagttttgCAAAATGCTTCTATCAAGATTTGAACTCAAGACTTTTGTAACAAAAGACCAATATAGTAATCATTACACCatcatatctttttttttttttgataacatatatatataaaacaaacatccatttttcttttttccatttttcttacaaaatctcattctctcacgactctttctttttaatcttcaacacacacacacacactttttttttttgtcactccttttttaatcaaacctctttagttttaatttattgatgttttcttccatctttttaattttgtttttatccataaaattgaaaaaagttaaaaaagaattatttttctttaatccaaattatttaatgctacaagccactcacttttatctcattttttgtttcttatcaagtttgcatttctattttcgattctcttgacttcctttgaactccaaactttcttttttaaattgcaatctctaaatcccaaagacgtaaattaaaatttaagtttacAATgtcaaattctcatagacgtgaattttgtataatttcaaaatattgtgatatgtTTGAGCTAGATTTAAGATtattttggtagatataattgaaattgaaatgaaatttatttgttttaacttataatttaaaaaatttatttttgaaaatccaagttattcaaaaatagtaaacttttcatcatataaagttttaaattaatctattgcatgtcttattttgtgcatatatatatttatataaattatttttaaaaaaattcattgaactgaggttgaaccggtccgatcGGTTGAATATCGACCCTTTCGCTTCACCAGTTCAATTGACGGTTCGGATTTTAAAACATTGGTAATTGGTGTGCAATTTGACCAATGACATTGGTTTGGAGCAGACCTTCTCAGTGTTGTTCTTCTGCTAGTTTGATAGCATTTACCATCACTATTTAATCTGTTGGTCTTGCAGAGCACCGAGTGGGATACCGGGAAAACGCATCTGTATTATTGTTACGTATACGCAGATGGAAGTTGTTCTTTTAAGGTTCGTGTTTGTAGAATAAAGAGAAAAGCATCTactaaggttttttttttaacataattTGTTTAATTAGTTGCACTACTATTTTCTTGCTTTACTGCACCCTGCAATTTTCTTTGTTTGAAGTTTTCCCAATACTATACTATTTTGTCTTGCGGAAGCCATATCCGTCGTCACCTGCCACTCtaaaacaaacttttgtgagaAACCACCTTGTCTTTTGTGACAAGGCCATGGTTTTGCGTCCTTATAAttagatttatttttttgttttaaatgtgCGGGACAAAGTCCGtcattttctcttttaattttggaggGGGTAGAATTTTATCTTCTGGTTTTGATTTTTGCCCAAGGCACTGATTACAGCCCATCCTCGTAAAGGTGACGTAAAAACATCCTGATCGCATGACAACAAATTCAGTAGTATGTTCTCATTTTCCGTTGGAGTAATAAtttatttgtcaaattttttccttccttttgttttggtcaattttttatttcaaatatgTACACATGGGAAACTAACCCAAGTCATCCTTCactattttagaatttttttttcattcccaCATTTAAAATAATGCAAAATCATccctaaaattttgaaaatgcaCCATTTTTGTCCCACAATGCAATTCCAATCAACCTTCAAGCTCAAAGTCTCATGTCCCAGCCACACTGACACACATATTATATGAGGGCCAATTCAAAACCAGAAATAAGATTCTTCCCCTCCAAATTTGAAAGACGAAAAGACCAAttttgtccctcacattttcaaatatatatatatatatatatataatataatatgtcTATTATTTTACGGGCTATTTGTCAAACAAGTGATGAAAACAAGAGTGGCTGGCAAACTACAAGTCTAAAATTTGATCTGCTTCACAAATGATGAAGTAGAAGGCAAACAATTCATTTCTCATGTTCCAGGCAAGCCTGTAAAAATGCTTCAACTAGCTGGTAATTTACAAGCTCTCTTCTCTGAATTGTATATATGCATGTGTTTTAGCCCcgggagagggggggggggggttggtaTATTCACCATGGCTTATCTGTCAATTCAGTACAGTGTCATGTTTGCCATAATGACATTATGAACATGAATGCTCAATCTTAAAATTGGAAGCGAAGCTTCTATCTGTCTTCTTATTGCTGTAACACATATGTTAAATTTGTGTTGTTCAGGGACCTTGTTTGGATACTACATCAACTCACCTGCAAAGAACATTAGGAGACGACAATATACTAATTGTCGAGTTTGCTGAAGATGGAAGGAGTTGTATTGACAGGATTTTAAAGGAAGGAATCCTTGTTGGTTTGAGATGTTACAAATTTTTTGGTGAGGTTTTCCCTCCTTTTCCTGATCAGAAATGCTTAAATGTTCTCTGTTCCTTTCTTTGTTAATTATATTGCTCTACTTTAAGCTGCTTTGTACCCAGAATATTCTTGGTAATTATATACCTGTTGAAAGTACGTAACCAAACCTTAATGCCTATTGTGTCTTCTCTTTGACTTACAAGTATTGAACTTttcttttaataataatttactTGCTTATATGATCTTTTGGAAGGCTAAATGACTTACTActattaggttttttttttatctttattttgcAGTTATTAAAGATGAAAGCAAAGGTACCAAGAAACAAAAGGAGATGGAGAAGGATAAGACTTCACTTTCTCCTGCTGTTAGATGCTATTTCGTTAATTATGACTCTATTGCTGCTCGTGGTAATAGTGAATCATATAGTTTGTGTCCATCGAACTTAAACAAAGCTAGATGCCATTTTATGCACGTTCACATGGTATCTAGCTTGGCAAAATATATGGCAAGGTAAGATTCCTTAACTTTATTAATGACCAAGTCTTAGAACCTTACAAGTAGTAACACTTGTTACCTGTTAATGCAGGTTTTCGCTGATATTGTCGAAAACAATTAAACTTCCTGTTGATCTTTCTAGCATTGTTATTGAGAGAATTGAAGATATACCTTGTCGTGTATAAGATTTGCTTCTTTTTATTCATTGCCATCGCTTGTATACAAGAAATTTGCTTCTACTAAAGAATTATTTATTGTATTTTGAAATTCCATcaattgtaggatggaaatggTGATGAAATCCGTGATGAAGATGGAGAAGTGCTTGTACTCACAGATGGAACTGGTTTCATCTCAGAAGATTTAGCTCTGAAGTGTCCCCAAAATTTTTGCAGTGCAAAATTTTTGAAGGATAACGATTTTGAGGTGACATGCTATGCTTGTAAACTAAACTGTTAGCGTATCCACCTTTTACTAAATGATTGTTCAAAGGGTCAAAGACTAGCTTCCTTATGTTAGGGTCAAAAGATTGTTTAGACAATGAAGAGTTTGAATGTCTAGATCGCCCAAATGTTTAATTCGAATTCAAGGATTTACAGATAATTTTGAATAGGAAAAACATGTCTGAAATAAGCTGTAGTGCCATGATAACAGATGTTCTTAGGTTGTTGACCTGAGAGCAAATTTAAGAAGTGCCTAGGAGACaaagttcttttcttttctcaattaAATTGATCAGTAGTAGTTAAAATGTGCGATGAGATTTGTCTGAAGATGACAATTCTTGTGGGCTGAATTTCTGGATAGTGCGACCTTATCTAGTTATGCCAACAGGGTGCCTACATAATTGTAATTATAAAACATGATAACTATCATTCTGCTGATGTGATACAGAATTTCAGTAGTGCTCAAGCAATGGTTCTTTTACtgtcaaatttgaaaaactatAGGAAACTGTGTCCCAGTTTAGAAGGGCTGGACAGCACTTTGTTAGCACGTGATTCAAGGGGATTATCAAATTAATATTGCAACTGATTTTCAATGATGGATTAAAGATTGAAAACGTTCAAGATGAGAACGAAAGTATCACGTAAGATTATAGGATCCTATTGAGCCTTTTATGTCATGTTGCAGTTCTTTTCTGTTTCGTCCTATGTTTTTACTTCTTGTGACTGCTGGTAAACTCTATCATAAGCTTCGTACATGTGGTTGTTCCGTTGAACATATAATCATGCATACATTCATGGTTTCCAACTTGAATTGCAAGCAAAGAAAGTAGCTTGTGAAGCAAAACAATGAACTGTGGCGAACCCAAAACATCTAAGATTCAAGGTAGGGGATGATCCTTATAGCAGTGATCATTCTTTCTTCCACAAAATGATACACGTAACAGATGCTCATATGGGAAAGTTGACTCTTGGATTTGGAACCTGGTTGAAAAGTGGGAAGAAAAATTAAAGCAATGGCATGGGCTTTTAATACTGCTACAACTTTTAAAGCGCTATGAGTTGGAGTATAGAGATGACCATTATATAGTATGACTGCAAAAGCCTCTAGGCAAGCAAATGGCATAGTAGAAGTATTCGGCATGGAAATGTGCTGAGTTGATCTCATAAACTGCCTTGTCtttaattcaaatacaatcTTATGGTGGCCTGGTGTGTTTTTGTCTTGAACTTTCTTTTTAAACCTGTTTATGTGTCTTTCAAGTTTTATTCACTTGTTCTTTTCTTACTGGACtatttttgttgaatttgaggATGTGCTGCGTCAAGAAAGAAGAGTGGAAGATTGGAATAGGAAACCGGTACAAGCTTAAATCTATTACTTTCTTTGTTCTATTGTTTTGGGAATTTCTCAGTTGATTTTTCCCCCTCTCAGTGGGGATATGATTGTAAACTCTTCTTTTTACCTTTTTGTTGTAGCCTCTACTGATGCAGTGCCGTCTGTTCAGTAGAGGTTTGGCAGTCAAGGGAACACTTCTTGTTAATAGAAAGGTACTTTCTATCTTTTCTTCGTAGTGTTGTAAAATGCCAATTATTTTTTGCACTTGTCTTGTTTACAAGGACAGTGGTGCCTTCTGTATGTGACATGATAATGGTCTTGGAGTGTTCTGGTGGGATCTTCGTGGACAGAAAAAGTTTGCACTCGGTCTCTGTCTCAAGTGGTTTGGAGAGAGACAGTCCGGCTCTTATGCCTTCTGACTTGCTTGTGTTTTCCTTTAAGCCCATATTTGCTTCTTCCTATCTACGTGGAACAATTATCCTTGCACTGAGAAAAGAATATCCAACGATTTGCACATAAGATGACACCAGTCTTTGAACAACCCTAAATCTTACATTAGAATAGAAGAACAATACTTGCAGTTACGTTGCCACTTTTTGGATAACTTTTCCAGGAATGTGGTCCAACATTTACTTTTCAAGGTTTGCTGCATTGAGCAGTCCTGTCATTTCTTTGCCTGTGATTCACGTTGATGTGTAGAATTTCACTTTCATGGTGAGAATGGTGATAACCAACTCAGAGTTATGGGTTTTGTAGAAGATGTTTAGTCAGTGCACCTCTAATTAAGCAATTAGTCAGTGCTCCTCTACTTTAATGGTGATACCCAACTCATAGTTCTGGGTTTTATAGAAGATGTTTAAGCAATTAGTCagtcctcccccccccccccccccgggggcAGGCGACAGAAACCACCCcataaaagaaggaaatttatcAAATTGTATCAACCGTTATAAATGGGATTTGTTTGCTGTTAAAGCTATATGCCAGTTTGTCTGTTGAATTTGACACCAGACATTACGAATTTATCCTTGTCAAATTTAAGCTTGATGCAGGAACAATTCAGATCAGATCCTCCATGGTGAAGGTCGAGAGGGATATCAGGTGTCCTGTTACTCCAACATTTGACTCACTTGAAATTGTAGCAATAAGGTGTCTTCCTCTCCTGAGTGATCTTTATTCCTTTTGCTCTTTATACTGCTGCAGTTTAGTGAAGCTCAGTGCATGAAGTATTAAGTTGTTG
Protein-coding sequences here:
- the LOC113695051 gene encoding probable RNA-dependent RNA polymerase 5 isoform X2, which gives rise to MDNHFRTPPPPPPLQGQVPLPPKVEEVINRICAEKHHDPPDHLARKKLAQVGEEAALDVVRRIYNTPNPIRTLSGYITHLVNQSDCGGAGASCSQVAKVSCATTTAAPEGSIPYYFSPLKRPLPSSPSASPISPQNGESSGYQKLDLHVGSPSSSNLPMAKASKVSRQLQFSGEPECNEEKITPEVFSYQRTILTSKLEYRKLFLIYSYIGRRKFEDVVSDDDADEILEMKDLPMGNFESRIWDAYGKRYVPADRRQSTEWDTGKTHLYYCYVYADGSCSFKGPCLDTTSTHLQRTLGDDNILIVEFAEDGRSCIDRILKEGILVGLRCYKFFVIKDESKGTKKQKEMEKDKTSLSPAVRCYFVNYDSIAARGNSESYSLCPSNLNKARCHFMHVHMVSSLAKYMARFSLILSKTIKLPVDLSSIVIERIEDIPCRDGNGDEIRDEDGEVLVLTDGTGFISEDLALKCPQNFCSAKFLKDNDFEDVLRQERRVEDWNRKPPLLMQCRLFSRGLAVKGTLLVNRKLDAGTIQIRSSMVKVERDISHKPRRCQLSKNLIALLSYGGVPRNFFLDMLRNVLEETQALFTNLHAALKVSIRNGDMDDGWTTARMILAGVPLSEPHLQDRLAKLANFERRSLKKGKLPISESFYVMGTADPTGLLKANEVCVILENGQISGKVLVYRNPGLHFGDIHVLEAVYVKELEDVIGNAKFGIFFSTKGQRSVANEIANGDFDGDMYWVSRNPQLLKYFRASEPWTRVYSSPPAENKKPSDFSAEALEYELFRLFLEKQKPSFNMAVAADSWLAFMDCLLVLRDENAGDTDGLRQKILKLVDIYYDALDAPKSGKKVNVPNDLIAKSYPHYMGKGNSYHSTSILGDIFDQTEQFQSERRSIGEIWKLPCFNSRIPEEYLSMWRARYDDYRYEMRDALEQNPAADDLKNKAADRVIKKYKELLYEAAELQESKKKMEEINNEALAIYHVSYDHAIGRGCISKCSFAWRVAGSALCNLHATNTSTNEYPTLVVPSILRNALF
- the LOC113695051 gene encoding probable RNA-dependent RNA polymerase 5 isoform X1, with protein sequence MDNHFRTPPPPPPLQGQVPLPPKVEEVINRICAEKHHDPPDHLARKKLAQVGEEAALDVVRRIYNTPNPIRTLSGYITHLVNQSDCGGAGASCSQVAKVSCATTTAAPEGSIPYYFSPLKRPLPSSPSASPISPQNGESSGYQKLDLHVGSPSSSNLPMAKASKVSRQLQFSGEPECNEEKITPEVFSYQRTILTSKLEYRKLFLIYSYIGRRKFEDVVSDDDADEILEMKDLPMGNFESRIWDAYGKRYVPADRRQSTEWDTGKTHLYYCYVYADGSCSFKGPCLDTTSTHLQRTLGDDNILIVEFAEDGRSCIDRILKEGILVGLRCYKFFVIKDESKGTKKQKEMEKDKTSLSPAVRCYFVNYDSIAARGNSESYSLCPSNLNKARCHFMHVHMVSSLAKYMARFSLILSKTIKLPVDLSSIVIERIEDIPCRDGNGDEIRDEDGEVLVLTDGTGFISEDLALKCPQNFCSAKFLKDNDFEDVLRQERRVEDWNRKPPLLMQCRLFSRGLAVKGTLLVNRKLDAGTIQIRSSMVKVERDIRCPVTPTFDSLEIVAISHKPRRCQLSKNLIALLSYGGVPRNFFLDMLRNVLEETQALFTNLHAALKVSIRNGDMDDGWTTARMILAGVPLSEPHLQDRLAKLANFERRSLKKGKLPISESFYVMGTADPTGLLKANEVCVILENGQISGKVLVYRNPGLHFGDIHVLEAVYVKELEDVIGNAKFGIFFSTKGQRSVANEIANGDFDGDMYWVSRNPQLLKYFRASEPWTRVYSSPPAENKKPSDFSAEALEYELFRLFLEKQKPSFNMAVAADSWLAFMDCLLVLRDENAGDTDGLRQKILKLVDIYYDALDAPKSGKKVNVPNDLIAKSYPHYMGKGNSYHSTSILGDIFDQTEQFQSERRSIGEIWKLPCFNSRIPEEYLSMWRARYDDYRYEMRDALEQNPAADDLKNKAADRVIKKYKELLYEAAELQESKKKMEEINNEALAIYHVSYDHAIGRGCISKCSFAWRVAGSALCNLHATNTSTNEYPTLVVPSILRNALF